AAATACCCCGGTAGAATAGTCTACCGGGGTATTTTATTAACTATCTAGACACTTTCTTGCGAGATTTGAGAGATTTTACTTGCTCAGTCCTTAAAAACACAACGTATTCAGACATCTCCTTAAAATCACGATCGTATTCTTTGCAAACGCTCAATAAATTGAATAAGTAATGTTCAATGAAGTTTACGTCTGCTCGTGTTGCTGTTAAGATAGCGTTAACTACTGCTGTCTCTAAATCTTCTAGTTTCATGGGTTGATCTCCAGATATAGAAGACGGGGCGCGGGTTGGGCGTGGGGTGTTGGTAGCACCTTCCGCCCTCAAGCTTCAGAATTCCAGTCAATAAGTCCTCTAGCAGCCCGCTCAACAAACTCACTTCGGGAAATACCGTGTTTGTCAGCTTCTCTTTTTAGAAGATCCCAACAGGTGTCGGTGAGCATGATACTGCGGTGCTGCTTTAGTTCGTTCCAATCAACTGGTGTACCTCTTACTCGCTTCATCGCCCCGTCCTTTGGCTTACTAGAATATGTTCACATACTAAATAGCCTCTAGTCAAGGGTTTTAGAAAAATATTTTTCAGATTGGTATATCAGGTAAATCAGGGCGATTTATCATATGCCCGTAGGTCATCATTACCATCCGAGTGTCACCATGCCCAGCGATGTAAGCTACTCCAGTAAGCGGTGTGCCTTGCTCTATAGCGTGGCTAATCGTGGTGTGGCGCGTGGTGTAGGGTCTTCTGTAGTCAACACCTACTTTAGTAAGCACTTTTACCCAGTACCTTTCCCTAAAATTACCATCGTCTATTGTTTTGCCTTTGACTGTGGTGAACACTAGGCAATCTCGGTATGTCCTGTGCGGTTTAATTGATAAAAGTAGTTGCTTAAGTTCAGGACTCATTTTTAGCTGGCGCGCGCCACCTGACTTGGTTTCCTTCCGAACCCTTTGGTAGCCATTGCCTGCCCAGTCTCTGGACAAGCTCTCCTGGACTGTTATCAGTTCTCGCTCAAAATTAATGTGTTCCCAGCGCAACCCGATCGCTTCTGAGGTTCTTACACCAGTAGCCAACAAAAACTTGACAAACGATACATAGTGTGGTGCAAACTCTTCAAAGCCTTTAATGATTGTCCTGATTTCCCTGTCATTAAAAGGCTTTATAGGCTTTGGCGCAACCTTACGGGTCTTCACATCAGCATAATGGTTAACGTCTGTCAATCCCTTAGTTAAAGCCCATTTGAAGCAAGATTTTAGATAGCCTAGGCGCTGATTAAAGGTGGACGGGGAGAGTTCGGCTTTTACTAACCATGCTGTATCAGTTAAGTCTGGGTTAGATTTAACAATCTGCTGTCTAATTGTTTTGTAGTGATGTTCTCTGGTGGCAGCCGGGAGGTCGAGCGAGTCTACCCACGCGTCCCATAACTTAATTAATAACTTTGGCTTTGGCGGGGCTGGTTGAGTCTTAAGTGATAGCCTGTAACGATCTAAAGTGGGGTCAAAATTCCTGGCAAGGATGTCGTTCTCTATTTGTGTGGCTATAGCTCTGGCATTTGCTATATCCCGCTTATCACTGTAACGTCCAGCGGGTATAGGGTTGAAGCTATATCGCTTGCCACCATGAGTGAATTTTAACTGTATGCTCCCATTATTATTTATTGGTTCAATTTTTCGCATTGTCCTAACCCTGTCCTAAATGGTGGGTTAGAACCTCCGAGCCCGTGTGGCTCAGTGGTAGAGCACACCCTTGGTAAGGGTGAGGTCACGAGTTCAATCCTCGTCACGGGCTTTCAAAACACTTAATAGTCAATAGTTTGTAGTACATAGTCTAAATTACTTTTAGATTTCATCAACACTCAGCCTACAGGTCAAAAATTGCATAGAAGTTGCATAAATAAATGGCGTTGCTAATTAGTTGAAGGATTTTGCCTCACCCAGAGGAGCAGAGAGAATTAAGTATATTAGGCTTTATCTCCTGATTCAGCAACGCCATTTTTTCCTTGGGACTACTGTCTGACTGCTTACTTCACTTCTGCTTCAAATACACCTACAGGACAAGCAACGTTTGTCCCGCCTAAACCACAATAGCCGTTGGGGTTTTTGGCTAGGTATTGCTGATGATAAGCTTCAGCGTAGTAAAATTCTGGCGCATCTAAGATTTCTGTGGTGATTTCGCCATAACGCGCCTTGGTTAGTTCTTGTTGATAAGCTTCGCGGGATGCTTCAGCTTGTTGTTTTTGACTTTCAGAATAGACGTAAATCCCCGAACGGTATTGTGTACCAGCGTCGTTACCTTGGCGCATTCCTTGAGTGGGGTTGTGGCTTTCCCAAAAAACTTTGAGTATTTGCGCGTAACTAATAACTTGAGGATCAAACACAACTAATACCACTTCATTGTGGCCAGTCATCCCTGTACAGACTTCTTCGTAGGTAGGGTTGGGTGTGATTCCCGCTGCATAACCTACAGCAGTGGTATAAACTCCTGGAAGTTGCCAAAATTTACGTTCTGCACCCCAAAAACAGCCCAGTCCAAACACAGCTTGTTCCATACCTGTGGGGAAAGGTGGTTTTAGGGGATTGTTATTTACATAGTGATGAGCAGGTACTGGCATTTCTTTTGCCCGTCCTGGCAAAGCTTCTTCAGCAGTAGGGAGAGCCAGCTTTTTTTTACCGAATCCAAACAATACCATTGGTTCTAACTCTAAGGTTTGATATACATTTTCACTGTAGTTAATATTCTAACGATTCTGGCGATCGCTACTGATATTCTGCTAAAGCCTGCGATCGCATTTTGACTCGAAGCTGATACCGTTAGGAAATGAATTATTGAACCACAGATAACACGAACAAAAAGATCCCCAACTTTCCTTCAAAAGTTAGGGAGATGAGCCGCTTGACTTTCAAAAATCAAATGGATATGGATTGCTATTTTGCCTATTTATGCACTTTTATTTATAGAATGCGATCGCATTCTATATAACTTTCTGCCAAATCCAAGGGCTATGAACGAACCAAGGATAGTGGCTGGTTCTGGCACTGGTGCAGGTGTAGTATTTTGACTAATTGCAACTTGACGAAGTTGTACTTGACCAGTACTGGTAAAGGTTAACCCTGTAACAAATGCAGTAATGTCATTAGGATCAAGTCCTGCACTAGGTTCAATACCTAATATACGGAACCTATCTACACCGCCATCACCAAAATTAAAGGCAAAACCACCAGTAATATCTACTCCAGAATCAACAAAATCATTTGCTGTGCTGTCAAAAGTGAACAAATCGTAGAGGTTATCTCCAATACCAGTGGGCAGAATTACAGAGGCAATGTTTGGCCCTGAATCAACAATGTAGTCGTAACCAATTGCGACTGGAGGATCGATAAACACTGGCTGAGTAGGATCAGCAATGTTAAAGTCGAAATTCCAACCATCTTCTGTAACTACTGGGAGTAAAGGATTTTCTGGAGTTGCTCCTGGTAATGCACCGTTACGGACAGCAAAAGACCAAAGACCAGGAACAGGCTCAGGAAGATTACTGGTATTTTGTAAGTTGAGAATCTCGGCAGTTCGTGAGCCAGGCAGAGTGAAGAAATTAACATTATCACCTGCATCAAAGCCTGCTTGGGCTGGAATTCCACCTAGACCATTCACACCGCCACTAGCATTTCCTGTAGTCCACTCTAAGGTTTCATAACGAAATTCAATGTCAAAGTTTCCTGCACCTGTGTCATTACGATTGCGGAGAACTGTCTGAA
This window of the Nostoc sp. HK-01 genome carries:
- a CDS encoding CopG domain protein DNA-binding domain protein, producing MKRVRGTPVDWNELKQHRSIMLTDTCWDLLKREADKHGISRSEFVERAARGLIDWNSEA
- a CDS encoding phage integrase family protein — encoded protein: MRKIEPINNNGSIQLKFTHGGKRYSFNPIPAGRYSDKRDIANARAIATQIENDILARNFDPTLDRYRLSLKTQPAPPKPKLLIKLWDAWVDSLDLPAATREHHYKTIRQQIVKSNPDLTDTAWLVKAELSPSTFNQRLGYLKSCFKWALTKGLTDVNHYADVKTRKVAPKPIKPFNDREIRTIIKGFEEFAPHYVSFVKFLLATGVRTSEAIGLRWEHINFERELITVQESLSRDWAGNGYQRVRKETKSGGARQLKMSPELKQLLLSIKPHRTYRDCLVFTTVKGKTIDDGNFRERYWVKVLTKVGVDYRRPYTTRHTTISHAIEQGTPLTGVAYIAGHGDTRMVMMTYGHMINRPDLPDIPI
- a CDS encoding methionine sulfoxide reductase A; translated protein: MVLFGFGKKKLALPTAEEALPGRAKEMPVPAHHYVNNNPLKPPFPTGMEQAVFGLGCFWGAERKFWQLPGVYTTAVGYAAGITPNPTYEEVCTGMTGHNEVVLVVFDPQVISYAQILKVFWESHNPTQGMRQGNDAGTQYRSGIYVYSESQKQQAEASREAYQQELTKARYGEITTEILDAPEFYYAEAYHQQYLAKNPNGYCGLGGTNVACPVGVFEAEVK